The following coding sequences are from one Parabacteroides pacaensis window:
- the rfbH gene encoding lipopolysaccharide biosynthesis protein RfbH gives MSRKKELKQQILSLVGEYYQEVHAPSKEFIPGKTFVNYGGRFFDEKEMTNLIDASLDFWLTAGPWATKFEKHFANWLGVKYCSLVNSGSSANLLAFMALTSPQLKEKQVKRGDEVITVAAGFPTTVSPLVQYGAIPVFLDMDIPSYNIKVEDLEKALSDKTRAVMIAHSLGNPFDLQTVKSFCDEHNLWLIEDNCDALGSLYYMDGAWKLTGTVGHIGTSSFYPPHHMTMGEGGAVYTNDPLLHRLVNSFRDWGRDCWCAGGVDNTCKYRFNKQFGQLPVGYDHKYVYSHFGYNLKATEMQAAIGCAQLEKIDKISEQRRHNWKILREGLEGTPGLILPEPQKNSNPSWFGFLLSVKEEAGYTRNELTQYLESKKIQTRNLFAGNLVKHPAFDEMRKSGTGYRVIGNLKNTDFIMNNTFWVGVYPGMRPEMLQYMISSIREFALSKN, from the coding sequence ATGAGTAGGAAAAAAGAACTCAAACAACAAATTTTATCATTAGTCGGAGAGTATTACCAGGAAGTACATGCTCCTTCTAAAGAATTTATTCCTGGAAAAACATTTGTTAATTATGGCGGACGTTTCTTTGATGAAAAAGAAATGACTAATCTAATAGATGCCTCCTTAGATTTTTGGCTTACTGCAGGACCATGGGCTACCAAATTTGAAAAACATTTTGCTAATTGGCTGGGAGTAAAATATTGTTCATTGGTAAATTCCGGCTCTTCTGCCAATTTACTAGCATTTATGGCTTTAACTTCGCCACAGTTAAAAGAAAAACAAGTCAAACGTGGGGATGAGGTAATTACGGTAGCAGCCGGTTTTCCTACCACTGTTTCTCCTTTGGTTCAATATGGAGCTATTCCCGTTTTCCTGGATATGGACATTCCTTCTTATAATATAAAAGTAGAGGATTTGGAAAAAGCTTTATCTGATAAAACGCGTGCTGTTATGATAGCTCATTCCTTAGGAAATCCTTTTGACCTTCAAACTGTAAAATCTTTTTGTGATGAACACAATCTTTGGCTTATTGAAGATAATTGCGATGCCTTAGGAAGCCTTTATTACATGGATGGAGCATGGAAGTTAACGGGTACGGTGGGCCATATCGGAACTTCCAGTTTCTATCCGCCTCATCACATGACGATGGGAGAGGGTGGAGCTGTTTATACGAATGATCCGCTTCTTCACCGGTTGGTTAATTCATTCCGGGATTGGGGACGGGACTGTTGGTGTGCCGGAGGAGTGGATAATACGTGCAAATATCGTTTTAACAAACAGTTTGGTCAGCTTCCGGTAGGGTATGACCATAAATATGTTTATTCTCATTTTGGCTATAATTTGAAGGCTACAGAAATGCAAGCAGCGATAGGTTGTGCTCAATTGGAAAAAATAGATAAAATTTCGGAGCAACGCCGTCATAACTGGAAGATTCTTAGAGAAGGTTTAGAAGGTACACCTGGATTGATTTTACCTGAACCGCAAAAGAATTCTAATCCCAGTTGGTTCGGATTCCTGCTTTCTGTAAAAGAAGAGGCAGGTTATACCCGTAATGAGTTGACGCAATATCTGGAAAGTAAAAAAATACAAACCCGTAACCTTTTCGCCGGAAATTTGGTAAAACATCCGGCTTTTGATGAGATGCGGAAAAGTGGTACCGGGTATAGAGTAATAGGTAATCTAAAAAATACTGATTTTATAATGAATAATACTTTCTGGGTTGGGGTTTATCCGGGAATGAGGCCAGAAATGCTTCAATACATGATAAGTTCTATCCGGGAATTTGCCTTATCTAAGAATTAA
- a CDS encoding Wzz/FepE/Etk N-terminal domain-containing protein has translation MENIQPGTPTSCLAEDEIDLIELVQKFWKERKFILKVCGIGLVIGLVIAFSIPKEYKTEVKLAPENTSATKVGQLGGLAAMAGINLNNAANSGDALLPELYPDIVQSTPFLLELINIPVETKEGCLKVKFFDYIRHYQHDAWWNYIVSAPVQALRWIISHFKEEDTQSAGELNSFKLTKDQEKFIFFLRKKITVNVDKKTGVISASVWMQDPLVSATVMDIVLSKLQSYITDYRTRKAKHDLAFSEKLFIEAKDNYYKAQKAYAQYVDENHNVISASFRTEEERLRNEMNLAYGVYNQMAQQLEMNKVKVQEQTPVYTVIEPARVAIKAAKPNKAMLLMGIVFLSIFISVAWILGGERIKTIMKI, from the coding sequence ATGGAAAACATTCAGCCTGGTACGCCGACATCTTGTTTAGCCGAAGACGAAATTGATTTGATTGAACTTGTTCAAAAGTTCTGGAAAGAACGAAAGTTTATTTTGAAAGTTTGTGGGATCGGGCTAGTAATTGGTTTGGTAATTGCTTTTAGCATTCCCAAAGAATACAAAACAGAAGTAAAACTCGCTCCGGAAAATACTTCCGCTACTAAAGTCGGTCAACTTGGAGGATTAGCTGCAATGGCCGGTATCAACCTCAATAATGCTGCAAATAGTGGGGATGCACTTCTTCCTGAACTTTATCCGGACATTGTACAAAGTACCCCTTTTCTTTTAGAGCTTATCAATATTCCGGTTGAAACTAAAGAGGGTTGTTTAAAGGTGAAATTTTTCGATTATATCCGGCATTACCAACACGATGCTTGGTGGAATTATATAGTTTCAGCTCCCGTTCAAGCATTAAGATGGATAATTTCTCATTTTAAAGAGGAAGATACGCAGTCTGCAGGAGAATTAAACTCATTCAAACTTACTAAAGATCAAGAAAAATTTATCTTTTTTCTTAGAAAAAAAATAACTGTGAACGTAGATAAAAAGACTGGTGTTATTTCCGCTTCCGTATGGATGCAAGATCCTTTAGTTTCTGCTACTGTTATGGATATTGTCCTTTCTAAACTTCAATCTTATATTACGGATTATCGTACCCGGAAAGCAAAACATGATTTGGCATTCAGTGAGAAACTTTTTATTGAAGCAAAAGACAATTATTATAAGGCCCAAAAAGCTTATGCCCAATATGTTGACGAAAATCATAATGTTATTTCTGCAAGTTTCCGTACGGAAGAAGAACGCTTGCGCAATGAGATGAATCTCGCGTATGGTGTTTATAACCAGATGGCACAACAGTTAGAAATGAATAAAGTAAAAGTACAGGAACAAACCCCGGTTTATACGGTAATAGAACCGGCAAGAGTAGCAATTAAAGCAGCAAAACCCAATAAGGCTATGTTATTGATGGGGATTGTTTTCTTGTCTATCTTCATTAGTGTTGCATGGATTTTAGGAGGTGAAAGGATAAAAACAATTATGAAAATATAA
- a CDS encoding MraY family glycosyltransferase, translating to MIKLFVLLSFLLSCMIARVIIPKITLISEKKKLFDLPDERKVHTGAVPRLGGVSFFPTIMFSVSFTLALRYIFDYYIPGKIADHVLPEFLFLTCGLTLLYLIGTADDLIGVRYKKKFLVQILASFFFPISGVYINEFYGLFGIHSIPVYIGIPFTILLVVFITNAINLIDGLDGLASSLSGVALVTLGILFLQRDLLCYAILAFAVFGVLLPFFYYNVFGRAEDGTKIFMGDTGSLTLGYILSFLTIKYAMNNNEFGFINSGAIIIAFSTLIVPMLDVIRVVLLRLRLHKNPFQPDKNHIHHKFLAMGISHRKTMLSILGIACLFALSNIWLLPYVNINILFVIDVVVWTGMNIVFDKIRDKQQVEQMQ from the coding sequence ATGATTAAATTATTTGTCCTTTTATCTTTTTTACTCTCTTGCATGATCGCACGTGTCATTATTCCGAAGATAACTCTTATCTCCGAGAAAAAGAAGTTGTTTGATCTGCCGGATGAAAGGAAAGTACATACAGGTGCGGTTCCCCGTCTGGGAGGAGTATCCTTTTTCCCCACCATCATGTTTTCTGTTTCCTTTACTTTGGCATTACGTTATATTTTCGACTACTATATCCCTGGCAAGATTGCCGACCATGTACTCCCCGAATTCCTTTTTCTTACTTGTGGCCTTACTCTTTTATATTTGATAGGCACAGCAGACGACCTGATAGGTGTCCGTTATAAAAAGAAATTTTTAGTTCAAATCCTCGCATCTTTCTTTTTCCCCATTTCAGGAGTTTACATCAACGAGTTTTACGGGCTTTTCGGCATTCATTCTATACCCGTATATATAGGAATTCCTTTTACTATATTATTAGTCGTTTTTATAACAAATGCTATTAATCTAATTGATGGTTTGGATGGATTAGCATCGAGTTTAAGTGGCGTTGCATTGGTAACATTGGGAATTCTTTTTCTTCAAAGAGATCTTTTATGTTATGCTATTTTGGCTTTTGCCGTTTTTGGAGTTCTTCTTCCGTTCTTTTATTATAATGTATTCGGACGGGCAGAAGACGGAACAAAAATATTTATGGGAGATACCGGCTCTTTGACTTTAGGTTATATTTTATCATTTCTTACTATCAAGTATGCTATGAACAATAATGAATTTGGTTTCATCAATAGCGGAGCAATCATCATTGCTTTTTCTACTTTGATAGTTCCTATGCTGGATGTAATCCGGGTAGTTCTATTACGTCTCCGGCTTCATAAAAATCCTTTTCAACCGGATAAAAATCATATTCATCATAAATTTTTAGCGATGGGCATAAGCCATCGCAAAACAATGCTGAGTATTTTAGGAATAGCTTGCCTATTTGCACTTTCAAATATTTGGCTGCTTCCGTATGTCAATATCAATATACTTTTTGTGATAGATGTAGTTGTGTGGACGGGGATGAATATTGTTTTTGATAAAATACGGGATAAGCAACAAGTAGAACAAATGCAATAA
- a CDS encoding WG repeat-containing protein, which yields MKSLFCITVVLFVHWFSVPLEAQQINWALYNPVDQANYGQFHEGLASFYQNGKYGIINSQGETVLAPTFKYNFTFEDGVAIVQDSESLKYGVVGQNGQYILQPVYSSIRKYDYLLAAKNEEGKEAVYSLSGEELLPAQYSVSKIETFPLLTIASSEEKFIYNLNNDSIYEIDYVTQCGKLYAVKKDSLYIDREGNEVFFNEVNTSSTGTKLFYDAQGPGIIKSNRDTIRLNYLVYPYIYDYAVACKADGKNVIYDKDGNQLPGEYVGVLMGNYGALQTTTSSDYVWDVIDNKGNMLFKGNGAGYIENPTPYLVIAYEIGDKGSVTLIDMENSKVLKKYKSVEPFKEGFARVQSLDGKYGFVDAKGREVIPVVYEQVEDFNEGLALVKRGNNYMFINVSGKVVLSEDAKWRPSGSFSEGVAAAYDKANGKYGFIYNPLLAGEDRPTYSQNSSQLAEVYFSQGYDLMEKKQYGDAAKCFLETLKHNSAHSNAWNNLGVCFDNLGSLESALKCFRKAYEIDDTNTVAKNNIANVADRINASQQQTENASSGNWVDALMNIGNALVEMGNAMENGGNQNYNSGNQIIESSNDVSPVHLGNQDNNQKSGKSATYYQTQYNNWARRAEANYNTLTSSGYSIEKGNKAKGAAKNSSQYVMQKKLLREAQREMQKCRLEASREGITIMKSKYEDAQVEVF from the coding sequence ATGAAAAGTTTATTTTGTATAACAGTGGTTTTATTTGTGCATTGGTTTTCAGTACCTTTGGAAGCACAACAAATAAATTGGGCATTATATAATCCGGTGGATCAGGCTAATTACGGTCAGTTCCATGAAGGATTAGCGAGTTTTTATCAAAACGGGAAATATGGCATTATAAATTCACAAGGAGAAACTGTATTAGCACCGACATTTAAATATAATTTCACTTTTGAGGATGGAGTGGCAATTGTACAAGACAGTGAAAGCCTTAAATATGGTGTAGTAGGTCAAAATGGCCAGTATATTTTACAGCCTGTTTATTCTTCTATAAGAAAGTATGATTATTTGTTAGCTGCAAAAAACGAAGAAGGGAAGGAAGCTGTTTATTCGCTTAGCGGGGAAGAACTATTGCCGGCTCAGTATTCCGTAAGTAAAATCGAGACATTTCCTTTGCTTACTATTGCTTCGAGTGAGGAAAAGTTTATTTATAATCTTAACAATGATTCTATTTATGAAATTGATTATGTCACTCAGTGCGGAAAGTTATATGCCGTAAAAAAGGATTCCCTTTATATTGACAGGGAAGGAAACGAAGTCTTCTTTAATGAAGTGAATACAAGCAGCACAGGTACGAAACTATTTTATGATGCACAGGGACCCGGAATAATTAAAAGTAACCGGGATACTATACGGCTTAATTATTTAGTTTATCCTTATATTTATGATTATGCAGTAGCTTGTAAAGCTGATGGAAAAAATGTAATATATGATAAGGATGGGAACCAGTTACCTGGCGAATATGTAGGAGTATTAATGGGAAATTACGGGGCCTTGCAAACTACTACTTCATCGGATTATGTTTGGGATGTAATAGATAATAAAGGAAACATGCTTTTTAAAGGAAATGGAGCCGGTTATATAGAGAATCCCACGCCTTATTTGGTAATAGCTTATGAAATAGGAGACAAGGGAAGTGTCACTTTAATAGATATGGAAAATAGTAAAGTGCTGAAAAAATATAAAAGTGTAGAGCCGTTTAAAGAGGGGTTTGCTCGAGTGCAATCATTGGATGGAAAATATGGTTTTGTAGATGCAAAAGGCCGTGAAGTGATTCCTGTAGTATATGAACAGGTGGAAGATTTTAATGAAGGGCTTGCTTTAGTTAAAAGAGGAAATAATTATATGTTTATTAATGTTTCCGGAAAAGTAGTATTGAGCGAAGATGCCAAATGGCGTCCTTCCGGATCTTTTAGTGAAGGAGTTGCTGCAGCCTATGATAAAGCCAACGGAAAATATGGCTTTATTTATAATCCGTTGCTTGCCGGGGAAGATCGTCCTACGTATTCACAGAACTCTAGTCAGCTGGCGGAAGTGTATTTCAGCCAAGGATATGACTTGATGGAGAAGAAACAGTATGGGGATGCGGCCAAGTGTTTCTTGGAAACTTTGAAACATAATTCAGCCCATTCAAATGCCTGGAATAATCTAGGGGTTTGTTTTGATAATTTAGGTAGTTTGGAGTCTGCACTTAAATGTTTCCGCAAGGCGTATGAAATAGATGACACTAACACGGTTGCAAAGAATAATATAGCAAATGTTGCGGACCGCATAAATGCGTCTCAACAACAGACAGAAAATGCAAGCTCAGGTAATTGGGTAGATGCTTTGATGAATATTGGGAATGCCTTGGTAGAGATGGGTAATGCAATGGAGAATGGAGGGAATCAGAACTATAATTCCGGAAATCAAATTATCGAAAGTTCCAATGATGTATCTCCTGTTCATCTTGGCAATCAGGATAACAACCAAAAATCGGGAAAGAGTGCAACCTATTACCAAACTCAATACAATAATTGGGCTCGTCGTGCTGAAGCGAATTATAATACCTTGACGAGCTCTGGTTATAGTATAGAAAAAGGGAATAAGGCAAAAGGTGCAGCTAAAAATAGTAGCCAGTACGTGATGCAAAAAAAATTGCTTCGTGAAGCCCAACGCGAAATGCAGAAATGTAGGTTGGAAGCAAGCAGGGAGGGAATTACAATTATGAAATCAAAATATGAGGATGCACAGGTGGAAGTATTCTAG
- a CDS encoding acyltransferase, which produces MELKKRENIGWVDLLRILACFLVVFSHCCDPFVAQFNNDRHSFVTGVFCGSLVRPCVPLFVMMTGVLLFPVYRGLGAFYKKRIGRIIVPLIFWSVALPLMFLAYMNFIPATNSPSLDQANYTLENAWNKIYTFVFNFNYDTTPLWYLYMLLGLYFIIPIFSSWMEQASKRELKLFLFVWGISLVLPYIKMVAPLVGYTGNYGNKGILGVCDWNDYGTFYYVSGFIGYLVLARYLVKYPLTWNWKKTLIITIPMFLAGYAITALGFLLTQKYFPGNYASLEIIWYFAGINVFMMTFPVFVIVQKLPVRSSAFLSGLASLTFGIYLSHFVFVQMGYDFFDAYCPLPVLLRIIGMACFTFIISAALVWGMKQFKLTRRLVM; this is translated from the coding sequence ATGGAATTGAAAAAAAGAGAAAACATAGGCTGGGTGGATTTGTTACGTATTCTTGCGTGCTTTTTGGTTGTGTTCTCCCATTGTTGCGACCCCTTTGTTGCACAATTCAATAATGACCGGCATAGCTTTGTAACAGGTGTTTTTTGTGGTAGCTTGGTAAGGCCTTGTGTTCCTTTGTTTGTGATGATGACAGGGGTACTGCTATTTCCCGTATATAGAGGGCTGGGAGCATTTTACAAAAAGCGTATCGGGCGTATTATCGTACCTCTTATTTTTTGGTCTGTCGCTTTGCCCCTGATGTTTTTGGCTTACATGAATTTTATTCCTGCTACCAACAGCCCGTCTCTCGACCAGGCAAATTATACGTTAGAGAATGCATGGAATAAAATTTATACGTTTGTTTTCAATTTCAATTACGATACAACTCCTTTATGGTATCTGTATATGTTGTTGGGACTTTATTTTATTATTCCTATTTTTAGTTCGTGGATGGAACAAGCTTCCAAGCGGGAATTAAAACTGTTCTTGTTTGTATGGGGAATTTCTCTCGTGCTTCCTTATATTAAAATGGTCGCTCCTTTAGTTGGTTATACAGGAAATTATGGAAATAAGGGGATTTTGGGTGTCTGCGATTGGAATGATTATGGAACTTTTTACTATGTTTCAGGCTTTATAGGCTATCTGGTATTAGCCCGGTATTTAGTAAAATATCCGCTTACCTGGAATTGGAAGAAAACTTTGATTATTACAATACCTATGTTTTTGGCAGGATATGCTATTACTGCTTTGGGCTTTTTACTTACCCAGAAATATTTTCCGGGTAATTATGCTTCCTTGGAAATAATCTGGTATTTTGCCGGGATTAATGTGTTTATGATGACTTTTCCGGTGTTTGTTATTGTTCAAAAATTACCGGTTCGTTCGTCGGCTTTCTTATCCGGCTTGGCCTCTTTGACATTTGGCATTTATCTAAGCCATTTTGTCTTTGTACAAATGGGTTACGACTTTTTTGATGCTTATTGTCCGTTGCCTGTGTTGTTGCGTATTATCGGAATGGCTTGTTTCACCTTTATTATTAGTGCTGCATTGGTTTGGGGTATGAAACAATTTAAGTTGACACGCCGTTTGGTAATGTAA
- a CDS encoding AraC family transcriptional regulator, producing MNVKKNDCLRYLTINSTDEDWGIVVTTIGYQFIPPKSDYPLSTHPDNYNFKPQSGRILNEYQLVYITKGSGYFSSQSCKQRKIKGGTMILLFPGEWHSYYPDKEEGWDEYWVGFRGINIDRRVDKKFFTREEPLHQIGLSATLVSLYEDILKFAEQEKSGYQQIVSGIVLHILGSVYYKEKNNSFTNTYIIDKINEARLLMKENLEHPLSPEDIAGRLGLGYSWFRRMFKEYTGVSPAQYQLQQKLLRAKELLTGTEKNISEIAYELNFENSGQFSTFFKRKEGVTPSEFRERTH from the coding sequence ATAAACGTAAAGAAAAACGATTGTCTACGATATCTAACCATCAATTCTACAGATGAAGACTGGGGAATTGTGGTAACAACTATCGGATATCAATTTATTCCGCCCAAGAGTGATTATCCATTATCTACTCATCCCGACAATTATAATTTTAAACCTCAATCCGGACGGATCTTAAATGAATATCAATTAGTATATATTACGAAAGGAAGCGGTTATTTTTCTTCTCAATCTTGCAAGCAAAGAAAAATAAAGGGAGGAACGATGATACTATTATTTCCCGGCGAATGGCATAGTTATTATCCCGACAAAGAAGAAGGATGGGACGAATACTGGGTCGGTTTCCGGGGAATCAATATCGACAGGCGGGTAGATAAAAAATTCTTTACTCGTGAAGAGCCTTTACACCAGATAGGGCTGAGTGCAACCCTTGTGAGTTTATATGAGGATATTCTTAAATTTGCCGAGCAAGAGAAATCGGGGTATCAACAAATTGTTTCCGGTATTGTACTCCATATTTTAGGTTCGGTCTATTATAAAGAAAAAAATAATTCTTTTACCAATACTTATATTATCGACAAGATAAACGAAGCTCGTCTTTTAATGAAAGAAAATCTGGAACATCCTCTTTCTCCGGAAGATATTGCAGGCAGATTAGGGTTGGGATATTCGTGGTTTCGTAGAATGTTTAAAGAGTACACAGGTGTTTCGCCGGCTCAATACCAGTTACAGCAAAAGTTATTACGAGCCAAAGAATTACTGACCGGTACGGAGAAAAACATATCCGAGATTGCTTATGAACTGAATTTTGAAAACTCCGGTCAATTTTCTACTTTCTTTAAAAGAAAAGAAGGAGTTACACCCTCCGAATTCAGAGAAAGAACTCATTAA
- a CDS encoding DUF5131 family protein, whose product MAGWNPWHGCHKLSAGCKNCYVYRIDGKHGKDSSVVSKTQNFSYPVKRNRRGEYTIPSGETVYTCFSSDFFLEDADPWRPEAWQMIRTRQDLRFFMITKRIDRLALGVPPDWGNGYENVTICCTVENQDRADYRLPIYKEAPVKHKWIVCEPLLGKLDLTPYLGDWVEEVLVGGESGPDARICNFDWVLDLRRQCMEKDIRFIFRQTGAKLMKDGKIYSIKRQFQSSQARKAAINYKEEESVRFSYKK is encoded by the coding sequence ATGGCGGGATGGAACCCTTGGCATGGCTGCCATAAATTAAGTGCCGGTTGTAAGAATTGCTATGTCTACCGGATTGACGGTAAACATGGTAAAGACAGTTCTGTAGTTAGCAAGACCCAAAACTTTTCTTATCCGGTGAAACGTAACCGGAGGGGGGAATATACAATTCCTTCCGGCGAAACGGTTTATACTTGTTTTAGTTCAGATTTCTTCTTGGAAGATGCCGACCCGTGGCGTCCCGAAGCTTGGCAAATGATCCGTACCAGGCAAGACCTGCGGTTTTTTATGATCACTAAGCGGATCGACCGCTTGGCCCTGGGAGTACCTCCGGATTGGGGTAACGGCTATGAGAATGTAACCATCTGTTGTACGGTAGAGAATCAAGACCGGGCAGATTACCGGCTCCCTATTTATAAAGAGGCGCCGGTAAAGCATAAATGGATTGTCTGTGAACCCCTTTTAGGTAAGTTAGATCTTACCCCTTATTTGGGAGACTGGGTAGAGGAAGTATTGGTCGGCGGAGAATCGGGACCGGATGCCCGGATTTGTAATTTTGACTGGGTGCTGGATTTACGCCGTCAATGTATGGAAAAAGACATTCGTTTTATATTCCGCCAAACCGGGGCAAAATTGATGAAAGACGGTAAAATATATTCCATTAAACGTCAGTTTCAATCCTCGCAAGCCCGTAAAGCTGCCATTAATTATAAGGAAGAAGAAAGTGTTCGTTTTTCATATAAAAAATAA
- a CDS encoding SIMPL domain-containing protein, producing MKKIVLGLVCFLWGSLAGVQAQNCTCGTGEKYIEVTGTAEQSVEPDEIHLWIGIEEYWKEEFEKKTEFKDYHTKVPLAEIEKEVLASLAKVGVTKKDILVHEAGNYSRYKGKDFLFSKQLDVTLYDFDKVDNLIHTLTSRGINHMSIGELKNKKLASYRMEVKKEALKAAYEKAGYLLESVGKQLGSVISIEELPDEVESFRPQRALSNVTITDEGAGIDSIKKIRLRYSIKAKFSIQ from the coding sequence ATGAAAAAGATCGTATTAGGGCTAGTTTGTTTTTTGTGGGGCAGTTTAGCCGGTGTGCAAGCACAAAACTGCACTTGCGGAACAGGAGAGAAATACATTGAAGTAACCGGAACAGCCGAACAATCTGTCGAACCGGACGAAATACATTTGTGGATCGGCATAGAAGAATATTGGAAAGAAGAGTTTGAAAAGAAAACGGAATTTAAAGATTACCATACGAAAGTCCCTTTAGCGGAAATAGAAAAAGAAGTATTGGCTTCCTTGGCAAAAGTTGGCGTTACAAAGAAAGATATACTGGTACATGAAGCCGGAAATTACTCCCGCTATAAAGGAAAAGATTTCCTGTTCAGTAAACAGCTCGATGTAACACTATACGATTTTGATAAAGTAGATAATCTTATCCATACGCTTACTAGCCGGGGTATTAACCACATGAGTATTGGCGAACTTAAAAATAAGAAACTCGCTTCTTACCGGATGGAAGTAAAAAAAGAAGCGTTGAAAGCAGCTTACGAGAAAGCCGGATACTTATTGGAAAGCGTAGGGAAACAATTAGGAAGTGTAATCAGTATTGAGGAATTGCCCGATGAGGTGGAGTCTTTCCGTCCGCAAAGAGCCTTGAGCAATGTAACGATCACAGACGAAGGCGCAGGCATCGATTCTATTAAAAAAATAAGGCTCCGTTACAGTATAAAAGCGAAGTTCTCTATCCAATAA
- a CDS encoding GNAT family N-acetyltransferase, whose product MELLKNTEIRLRAPEPEDLDVFYRWENDTELWKYGATLTPYSRYDLKNYLASSSHNIYRDNQLRLMIEQLSSGCTIGIIDLYDFEPHPGRAAVGILVDRDFRNKKVASQAIELLSTYAFSFLHIHQLYAHIPLSNAPSLSLFEKNGFVRSGVLKDWISAPEGYEDVVIMQKVN is encoded by the coding sequence ATGGAGTTGTTAAAGAATACTGAAATCAGGTTGCGCGCTCCTGAACCAGAAGACTTGGATGTCTTTTACCGGTGGGAGAACGATACGGAGCTCTGGAAGTACGGAGCAACCTTAACGCCTTATTCCCGGTATGATTTAAAAAATTATCTCGCATCTTCGTCTCATAACATCTACCGCGACAATCAACTCCGGTTAATGATCGAACAGCTTTCTTCCGGCTGTACGATAGGGATTATCGATTTGTATGATTTTGAACCTCATCCGGGGCGGGCGGCGGTAGGAATACTGGTAGATCGGGATTTCAGAAATAAGAAAGTGGCTTCCCAGGCTATTGAACTGCTTTCCACGTATGCTTTCTCGTTTCTTCATATTCACCAATTATATGCGCATATCCCTTTATCGAATGCCCCTAGCTTGTCTTTGTTTGAAAAGAACGGGTTTGTCCGTAGCGGAGTATTGAAGGACTGGATAAGTGCTCCGGAAGGATATGAAGATGTGGTAATAATGCAGAAAGTCAATTAA
- a CDS encoding glycosyltransferase: MEEAIKISIIIVCNNTRLFTEQCLYAVSAATYGLEAEIFVIDNNSADKAAEYLSSLFPNIEFIKNKETLSEVEIHSTMFSKTVGEYVLLLNSHVLIGEDCIRTICYFMDEHSDVGAVGPEILDIHGNFIPESKRCFPSFWTSFCKATGLSSLFPNSARFNKYYLPYLDKNKKHRVDVISSSFMMLRRSAVETVGWPEEASMQYAEDIEIASRLATREFKCYYLPERILHYGKSVAPVKSKHRRLLIIAYEENAKEVKTACIKQMPEFEFINLWDLNDNRIMDAISRSNQMKGFTDIVVCYPDVRFEQFMLFMDKMPSKSITYHIYNKKSGTFLFPEE, encoded by the coding sequence ATGGAAGAAGCGATAAAAATTTCCATTATTATTGTTTGTAATAATACCCGGCTCTTTACCGAACAATGCCTCTATGCCGTTAGTGCAGCGACTTACGGGTTGGAGGCGGAAATATTTGTAATAGATAATAATTCCGCGGATAAAGCTGCGGAATATTTATCCTCTCTTTTCCCGAATATAGAGTTTATAAAAAATAAGGAAACCCTGTCGGAAGTGGAAATTCATAGTACCATGTTTTCCAAAACGGTAGGAGAGTACGTATTATTACTTAATTCCCATGTTCTGATAGGGGAAGATTGTATCCGTACCATTTGTTATTTTATGGATGAACATTCGGATGTCGGTGCCGTGGGACCGGAAATATTGGATATACATGGAAATTTTATACCTGAATCCAAACGCTGCTTTCCTTCTTTCTGGACTTCTTTTTGTAAAGCCACGGGACTTTCTTCGCTTTTCCCGAATTCGGCCCGGTTCAACAAATATTATCTCCCTTATCTGGATAAAAATAAAAAGCACCGGGTAGATGTCATTTCCTCCTCCTTTATGATGCTCCGGCGCAGTGCCGTAGAAACAGTAGGATGGCCGGAAGAAGCATCGATGCAATACGCAGAAGATATTGAAATCGCCTCACGGTTGGCTACCCGTGAATTTAAATGTTATTACCTCCCGGAACGGATATTGCATTATGGAAAAAGCGTGGCTCCAGTTAAAAGTAAACATCGGCGATTGCTGATTATAGCCTATGAAGAAAATGCCAAAGAAGTAAAAACAGCTTGCATCAAACAAATGCCGGAATTCGAGTTTATTAATCTTTGGGATTTGAATGATAACCGGATAATGGATGCCATTTCCCGTTCCAATCAAATGAAAGGATTCACCGATATAGTGGTTTGCTATCCTGATGTCCGTTTTGAACAATTCATGTTATTCATGGATAAGATGCCCAGTAAAAGCATAACCTATCATATATACAATAAAAAGAGCGGGACATTCCTGTTCCCGGAAGAATAA